One window from the genome of Solea solea chromosome 13, fSolSol10.1, whole genome shotgun sequence encodes:
- the LOC131471663 gene encoding phospholipase A and acyltransferase 4-like, which yields MKTLIFMFLLLLLGIFIHESDGQYNFGDILSVKRPISCLCPILNLYKHFAVYVGNEKFPGKKPGQNIFHFTGPKKDQAECIFGRLEDDKGTFERDNYLDADLQPKTPAQMRESILALHRNCGRYRLPSNNCEHLATDVRYGERHLQQRRTLAGWVCWALGISRRRRRDEEKTFPVEYMYVSCEMLCPAARNSKAG from the exons ATGAAGACCCTCATCTTCATGtttctgctcctgctgctgggaATCTTCATCCATGAGAGTGACGGACAG TATAACTTTGGAGACATACTGTCTGTCAAGCGTCCCATCTCGTGTCTGTGCCCGATCCTGAACCTCTATAAACACTTTGCAGTTTATGTGGGAAACGAGAAATTCCCCGGCAAAAAGCCGGGTCAGAACATTTTCCACTTCACGG GTCCCAAAAAAGATCAAGCAGAATGTATTTTTGGAAGACTGGAGGATGACAAGGGTACATTCGAGCGGGACAATTACCTGGATGCGGATTTGCAACCCAAAACCCCAGCACAGATGCGTGAAAGTATCCTCGCTCTGCACAGAAACTGTGGCAGGTATCGACTCCCGTCCAACAACTGTGAACACCTCGCCACCGACGTGCGCTACGGAGAGCGACACTTACAACAG aGGCGTACACTCGCCGGTTGGGTGTGCTGGGCACTAGGGATTAGCAGACGCCGACGCCGGGACGAGGAGAAGACCTTTCCTGTTGAATACATGTATGTTTCCTGTGAGATGCTGTGCCCCGCTGCAAGAAACAGTAAGGCTGGCTGA